CCAGCGACTATAGACTGAAATATCGCCTTCTCCGGGCGGGCGGCGGCTTTTTTCAGGGCCCGGACGGCCGCGCGCCAGCGAATCATGTCGCACTTGCGCCCGGCGTCCGGAGCCGGCATCCCCCGCGATGGAATATTCGCGCCGGCCGCGGTGTCTACAGCCAGGAGGACTCGCGCCCCCCAAGGCGCCGGGTCCCGCTCGCCCCATCGCCTGTCGGTGCGCCGTCCGCGCGCCGACAGGCCTTACCGGAGAACCCCGATATGCAGTCGCATCCGCTGAAGTTGATCCCGCGTGTCGCCAGCGCCCTGCTGGCGCTTGCGTGCCTGGCCTCGCCCGCCGCCTGGTCCGCGCAGGACCTGAACGTCTACGGTCCGGGCGGCCCCGCCCCCGCCATGAAGGAAGCCGCCGAAGCGTTCGGCAAGCAGCACGGCATCCAGGTCAAGGTCACCGCCGGCCCCACGCCGGCCTGGGCCGAACAGGCCAAACAGAACGCCGACGTGCTGTTCAGCGGCGCCGAGAACATGATGAGCGGCTTCGCCACCACCCTGCCCGGCGTGTTCGACCTGCGCGATGCGCGCACCCTCTACCTGCGACCGTCGGCGATCCTGGTGCGGCCGGGCAACCCCAAGGGCATCCAGGGCTTCAAGGATCTGCTCAAGCCCGGCATCAAGGTGATGGCGGTATCCGGCGCCGGCCAGACCGGCCTGTGGGAAGACGTGGCCGGCCGCCTTGGCGACATCGAGACCGTGCGCGCCTTCCGCGCCAACCTGGTGCTGCCCGAGGCCGGCAACAGCGCGCAGGCGCGCAGCCAGTGGACTGAGGACAAGGGCATCGACGCGTGGCTGATCTGGAACATCTGGCAGGTGTCCAACCCGACGCTGGCCGACGTGGTGCCGGTGGAAGAGCCCTACCGCATCTACCGCGACGCGGGCGCGGTCGTGACCCGGCATGGCAAATCCAATCCGCAGGCGCAGGCCTTTGTCGATTTCCTGGCCTCGGCCGACGGCCGCGCGATCTTCAAGAAGTGGGGCTGGAAGACGGACTGACCCGACGGGAACGCGTCAGCGGCGTTCAGCGATAATCAGGCAACTCCACTACCGCCTGGTTCATCGCCAGGCCACGCCGATGCGTATCCGCGCCGCTTTGCTGCTTTGCCCGCTGGTCCTCGCCCTGCACGCGCCGGCCGCCCTGGCCGACACCCGGGTGCAATCGCTGGACCAGGTTCCCGGCGCCATCAAGACGCAGGACGCCCGCAAGATGTACGACAGCCAGATGAGCGGCGCGCCCCGGCCCGACGGCCTGGGCACGCAGTTGCCGGCCGGCTTCAGCAGCGACTTCCTGCTCCAGCAACTGGCTCCCGGCCAGAACCCCAAGCGCCTGCTGGTGGCCGGCGCCAAGGCCTGGCCGCAGCGCCCCGGCGCCTACGTGGCGCTGGTGTGCCTGGCGGCCAGCGCCGAGCGCGCCGAACGGCTCAAGAAGTTCGGCGACGGCGACTGCAGCAGCCTGTCGCACGACGAGGACCGGACCGACGTCTGGGTCGGCGTCTTCGACTCGGCGCCCGGCGCCGCGCCCAGGCTGGTGGCGCGCACCGAATCTCCCGTGACCACGCCGACCGATTGGAGCGACACCGACATCGACCCGCCGATCGACCTGGCGATGCAGGATGCCGGCGCCCCGATGCTGTCCACCCCGGCCAGCTGGAAACGCTTCGACCTGGCGTCCTACAGGATTGCGCCCGACAACACCGCGTTCGGCCTGCGCGCCGGCTGGAGCGAGGGCTACTCGGGCGGCGGCGCCGACTTCGAGGCCCTGTATCTGTTCCGCATCGAGGGCGCGACGCTGGAAGTGGTGTTCGCCCGGCCCATGTCGTTCGTCAAATCCATCGCCGGCGACTGGAACCCCGATGGCACGCGCGAGCATGACGAATCCGACGCCAGCAATTCGCTGGTGATCCTGCCGGGCAAGACCGGCGGCTATTTCGACATCCAGCTGCGCCAGCAGGGTGGCAAGTGGAAGCGCACGTTCAAGTGGTCGGCGCAGAAGCAGGCCTACGAATAGGCGTCTCAGGCCGCATCCACATAATTCGGTTTGCCGCCCAGGAACTTCAGCAATTCCTCGGGCTGGCTGACCTGCGCCAGCGGAATGAAATACACCTCGTCCGGCACATCCTGGCGTTGCACCGGAATGATCTGCAGATAATCCGGCGTCAGCGCCATCAGTTCGATCTTGTCGTTTTCATATTCGGACTCGAAATGGCTGCCATTCTGGTCCAGCACGAAACGGTCCGGATAGAAGCGCGCCGATCCCTTCAGGCTCGCGGCGCCCTTGAAAATGGTCTTGCGGATCATGCGCTTGAGCACCCACTTCGGCGTCGGCTGGCCATTGCCCAGGCCCTTGACGATGCGGCGGGTCTTGGCGGCGGCGATGAAGCTCAGCGCCATCAGCAGCATCACGCTGGCGAAGACCGCCGTGTGCGCGCCGACCTTGCCGGTGGTCAGCTTCTCGATGCCGACGATGACGATGGACGCCAGGAACGACCCGTGGCGTATCCAGGTCCAGGTGCGCGTGGCCGCGTTGACCACGTCGGCGGCGCGCTGGCGCTGCGCCAGCAGATGGGCTTCCAGCGTCTCGAGGGGCAGGTCGTAGTCGGCTTGGCTGATGGGTACGGCGTCGGTCACGGCAGGGCCTTTCTTGGATACGGACAAAACCCCGGATTATGCCTGCCCGCCGTGCGCCCGGCCCCTGGCCCTGCCCGCGCACCCACGGCCCACGGGTTTTCCCGCCCCGTGCCAGGGGGATACTAGCCATGAAAAAACCCGCAGGTCCCATGACGGGGACGTGCGGGTTTTTCGATCCGGGCGCCAGGCGCCCGCCGGATCA
The window above is part of the Achromobacter deleyi genome. Proteins encoded here:
- a CDS encoding extracellular solute-binding protein, producing the protein MQSHPLKLIPRVASALLALACLASPAAWSAQDLNVYGPGGPAPAMKEAAEAFGKQHGIQVKVTAGPTPAWAEQAKQNADVLFSGAENMMSGFATTLPGVFDLRDARTLYLRPSAILVRPGNPKGIQGFKDLLKPGIKVMAVSGAGQTGLWEDVAGRLGDIETVRAFRANLVLPEAGNSAQARSQWTEDKGIDAWLIWNIWQVSNPTLADVVPVEEPYRIYRDAGAVVTRHGKSNPQAQAFVDFLASADGRAIFKKWGWKTD